One Meles meles chromosome 11, mMelMel3.1 paternal haplotype, whole genome shotgun sequence DNA segment encodes these proteins:
- the PRRT1B gene encoding proline rich transmembrane protein 1B: MDAGADAEGGGDPAASEDPRSPALPQLPRRPRLLDEDGGPSREVAVDGGSALAVEEPPADAHAEAEASAAAVSPAQAEAAGEARQGPKVAAGGVPDIGFVGEPPPYAPPDPKAEHLLYPPFPQGPVLFQPGPSPQALYPPPPAVPLYPAPAAPPLFAPFPVYNGPVAGMPAPAAAEHRPLPKDHMMEAVLVTLFCCLLTGLLAIAYSHETRAALSRGDLAQAEEASRKARSLVLFSLLFGVFVSASWVVYVLVALYLP, from the exons GAGCCGATGCAGAAGGGGGCGGTGACCCCGCAGCCTCCGAGGACCCCCGGAGCCCCGCGCTCCCACAGCTCCCGCGCCGCCCGCGGCTCCTGGATGAGGACGGAGGGCCCAGCAGGGAGGTGGCCGTGGATGGGGGCAGCGCCCTGGCCGTGGAGGAACCTCCGGCCGATGCCCATGCCGAGGCCGAGGCCTCGGCCGCGGCCGTGTCGCCCGCCCAGGCTGAGGCTGCGGGCGAGGCCCGGCAGGGGCCCAAGGTGGCGGCCGGCGGGGTGCCCGACATCGGCTTCGTGGGCGAGCCCCCGCCCTACGCGCCACCGGACCCCAAGGCCGAGCACCTGCTGTACCCGCCCTTCCCACAGGGGCCGGTCCTCTTCCAGCCCGGGCCCTCGCCCCAGGCCCTGTACCCGCCGCCGCCGGCTGTGCCCCTGTACCCCGCGCCTGCGGCGCCGCCACTCTTCGCACCCTTCCCGGTG TACAACGGCCCCGTGGCCGGCATGccggcccccgccgccgccgAGCACAGGCCGCTGCCCAAGGACCACATGATGGAGGCGGTGCTGGTGACGCTGTTCTGCTGCCTGCTCACCGGGCTCCTCGCCATCGCGTACTCGCACGAG ACCCGCGCGGCCCTGAGCAGGGGGGACCTGGCGCAGGCGGAGGAGGCGTCCCGCAAGGCCCGCTCGCTCGTGCTCTTCAGCCTGCTCTTCGGGGTGTTCGTGTCCGCCAGCTGGGTCGTCTACGTGCTGGTGGCGCTCTACCTGCCCTGA